The following proteins are encoded in a genomic region of Drosophila miranda strain MSH22 chromosome 4, D.miranda_PacBio2.1, whole genome shotgun sequence:
- the LOC117189079 gene encoding alpha-methylacyl-CoA racemase-like, producing the protein MPLKGIKVLEFVGLAPGPLCGKILTDFGATVTRIDKILDNQLDVLQHGKRKMCVNMKDPEGQQLVRRLAKKSDVLIEPFRPGVMEKLHLAPAELCGENPRLIYARLTGFGQQGRLAARAGHDLNYAAISGVLSMLGRRHEKPTAPINLLADFAGGSVMCALGICLALLERHNSGRGQVVDAAMVEGAAYVASWLFLSRDLHIWGKQRGDNILDGGAYFYDNYETKDGLYMSVGALEPQFFELLRQRLELPEDLPQFGDEHQERGRRLLTEAFLTKTQAQWSKIFEDIDACVYPVLDYTKVHQHAHNKERQSFGLLGDAVAPRPAPRLSRTPGKLPKAESTKQEELIGDLELKPEELKRLLESGVLTLPDRAKL; encoded by the exons ATGCCGCTGAAAGGCATCAAAGTCTTGGAATTCGTTGGCCTAGCCCCTGGTCCACTCTGTGGCAAAATCCTGACCGATTTTGGGGCTACCGTCACCCGCATTGACAAG atccTCGATAATCAGTTGGATGTACTGCAACATGGCAAGCGCAAAATGTGCGTTAATATGAAAGATCCTGAGGGGCAGCAGCTGGTGCGCCGCCTGGCCAAGAAAAGCGATGTACTCATCGAACCCTTTCGACCGGGCGTCATGGAGAAGCTCCACTTGGCTCCCGCCGAGTTGTGCGGAGAGAATCCGCGTTTGATCTATGCCCGACTGACGGGATTTGGCCAGCAGGGACGTTTGGCGGCACGCGCTGGTCACGATCTCAACTATGCAGCCATTTCGGGCGTTCTGTCCATGCTGGGACGCAGACACGAGAAGCCCACCGCACCGATTAATCTTTTGGCCGACTTCGCGGGCGGCAGTGTGATGTGTGCCCTGGGCATTTGCCTGGCCCTGCTGGAGCGCCATAACTCTGGGCGTGGCCAGGTCGTGGATGCGGCCATGGTCGAAGGAGCTGCCTATGTGGCCAGCTGGTTGTTCCTGTCGCGGGATCTTCATATTTGGGGAAAGCAGCGTGGCGATAACATCCTCGATGGCGGGGCATATTTCTACGATAACTACGAAACAAAGGACGGTCTCTACATGTCTGTGGGCGCGCTGGAGCCGCAGTTCTTTGAGCTTCTCAGGCAGCGATTGGAACTGCCCGAGGATCTGCCGCAGTTCGGAGACGAGCATCAAGAGCGGGGCAGGCGGCTGTTAACGGAAGCATTTCTAACAAAAACCCAGGCGCAATGGTCGAAGATCTTTGAAGACATAGATGCTTGCGTTTATCCCGTGCTGGACTATACAAAAGTCCACCAACATGCCCACAATAAGGAGCGGCAATCCTTCGGGCTGCTCGGTGATGCAGTGGCACCGCGTCCAGCGCCACGACTGAGTCGTACTCCTGGAAAGCTGCCCAAGGCAGAGAGCACAAAGCAGGAAGAACTGATAGGGGATCTGGAGTTGAAACCCGAAGAACTGAAAAGATTGTTGGAGTCGGGAGTGCTGACGTTGCCAGATCGGGCAAAGCTCTAG